A single window of Bradyrhizobium daqingense DNA harbors:
- a CDS encoding DUF3551 domain-containing protein gives MTSTSKTFVASAAALFASAFLMMTAPAAQAEDYCITNGAQAAHGCGYPTMEACRAAAGGIGGTCSQSGGAKTSNDAMAYQPKHTQPRAKLRSGGQTNSN, from the coding sequence ATGACCTCGACCTCGAAGACGTTCGTCGCATCCGCCGCGGCGCTGTTCGCCTCCGCGTTTCTCATGATGACCGCGCCTGCCGCGCAGGCGGAAGACTACTGCATCACCAACGGCGCCCAGGCCGCTCATGGCTGCGGCTATCCGACGATGGAAGCCTGCCGGGCGGCGGCCGGCGGGATCGGCGGCACCTGCTCGCAGAGCGGCGGCGCGAAGACCTCGAACGACGCGATGGCCTATCAGCCGAAGCACACGCAGCCGCGCGCCAAGCTTCGCTCGGGCGGTCAGACCAACTCGAACTGA
- a CDS encoding AraC family transcriptional regulator — MPFQATTATSRRAVTPAAFVRGVIAAYERYGRDPAEALSRGQVAPDLVNSPDGRVTAAQFEALAGHAMRELDDEALGWFSRRLPWGTYGMLCRASITAPTLEVALKRWCRHHRLITEDVLLDLELNEETAVVSIRELRELGPLREFCLVTLLRYVLGFSCWAVDSGISLRAAEFPYSEPGHVSVYPTIFCKSVRFDADCARIVFDKHYLSLPLTRSPSDLDSMLKGALRLTVLPYRRDRLLVERVRRVLRHARGRSLGAEDVASELALSTRTMHRRLREEATSLRDLKEEAKFELAKQELLRGRTPIKRIAEIAGFRNEKSFSRAFRTWTGASPREFRGRYR; from the coding sequence ATGCCTTTTCAAGCCACGACCGCAACCTCGCGTCGCGCCGTGACCCCCGCCGCCTTCGTCCGCGGCGTGATCGCCGCTTACGAGCGCTACGGCCGCGATCCGGCGGAGGCGCTCAGCCGGGGTCAGGTAGCCCCCGACCTTGTCAATTCTCCGGATGGGCGGGTCACGGCGGCCCAGTTCGAGGCCCTTGCCGGCCACGCCATGCGCGAGCTCGACGACGAGGCGCTCGGCTGGTTCTCGCGGCGGCTGCCCTGGGGCACCTACGGCATGCTGTGCCGCGCCTCGATCACGGCGCCGACACTGGAGGTCGCGCTCAAGCGCTGGTGCCGGCATCACCGCCTGATCACCGAGGACGTGCTGCTCGATCTGGAACTGAACGAGGAGACCGCGGTCGTCTCGATCCGGGAGCTGCGCGAACTCGGGCCCTTGCGCGAATTCTGCCTCGTCACGCTGCTCCGCTACGTGCTCGGCTTCTCCTGCTGGGCGGTGGATTCCGGAATCTCGCTCCGCGCAGCGGAATTCCCTTATTCCGAGCCCGGCCATGTCTCGGTCTATCCGACCATCTTCTGCAAGAGCGTGCGCTTCGATGCGGACTGCGCGCGCATCGTCTTCGACAAGCACTATCTGTCGCTGCCGCTGACGCGCAGCCCGAGCGATCTCGACAGCATGCTCAAGGGCGCGCTGCGGCTGACGGTGCTGCCCTATCGGCGCGACCGGCTTCTGGTCGAGCGCGTTCGCCGCGTGCTTCGCCATGCGCGCGGACGCAGTCTCGGCGCGGAGGATGTCGCCAGCGAGCTAGCGCTCTCAACCCGCACCATGCATCGGCGCCTGCGCGAGGAGGCCACCTCGCTGCGCGACCTCAAGGAGGAGGCGAAGTTCGAGCTGGCGAAACAGGAGCTGCTGCGCGGCCGCACTCCGATCAAGCGCATCGCGGAAATCGCCGGCTTCCGCAACGAGAAGAGTTTTTCCCGTGCCTTCCGGACCTGGACCGGTGCGAGCCCGCGCGAATTCCGCGGCCGCTATCGCTGA
- a CDS encoding isovaleryl-CoA dehydrogenase: MLRDTLRAFVEAEIAPRAADIEKANLFPADLWKRFGDLGLLGMTAPEQYGGSNMGYLAHIVAMEEISRGSAAVGLSYGAHSNLCVNQIRRNGNDAQRQRYLPKLISGEYVGALAMSEPGAGSDVVSMKLRADKRGDRYVLNGSKMWITNGGDADVLVVYAKTDPEAGPRGMTAFLIEKGFKGFTHGQHLDKLGMRGSNTYPLFFDECEVPEENVLGKVGEGVKVLMSGLDYERAVLSGGPLGIMAACMDAVVPYMHERKQFGQPIGDFQLMQGKLADMYSTWQATRAYVYAVGRACDRADHARSLRKDAAAAILYSAEKATWMAGEAIQALGGVGYTSEFPVGRLWRDAKLYEIGAGTSEVRRMLIGRELMAETA, encoded by the coding sequence ATGCTGCGCGACACGCTTCGCGCCTTCGTGGAGGCGGAGATCGCCCCGCGCGCGGCCGACATCGAGAAGGCCAATCTGTTCCCCGCGGACCTCTGGAAGCGCTTTGGCGACCTCGGCCTGCTCGGCATGACCGCGCCGGAGCAATATGGCGGCTCCAACATGGGCTATCTCGCCCATATCGTCGCCATGGAGGAGATTTCGCGCGGCTCCGCCGCCGTGGGGCTGTCCTACGGCGCCCATTCCAACCTTTGCGTCAACCAGATTCGCCGCAACGGCAACGATGCGCAGCGGCAGCGCTATTTGCCCAAGCTGATCTCGGGCGAGTATGTCGGCGCGCTGGCGATGTCCGAGCCCGGGGCCGGCTCGGACGTGGTCTCGATGAAGCTGCGCGCCGACAAGCGCGGCGACCGCTACGTGCTCAACGGCTCCAAGATGTGGATCACCAATGGCGGCGATGCCGACGTGCTCGTGGTCTACGCCAAGACCGATCCGGAGGCCGGGCCGCGCGGCATGACGGCGTTCCTGATCGAGAAGGGCTTCAAGGGATTCACTCATGGCCAGCATCTCGACAAGCTCGGCATGCGCGGCTCCAACACCTATCCCTTGTTCTTCGACGAGTGCGAGGTGCCCGAGGAGAACGTGCTCGGCAAGGTGGGCGAGGGCGTCAAGGTGCTGATGTCCGGCCTCGACTATGAGCGCGCGGTGCTGTCAGGCGGTCCGCTCGGGATCATGGCGGCCTGCATGGACGCGGTGGTGCCCTACATGCACGAACGTAAGCAGTTCGGCCAGCCGATCGGCGACTTCCAGCTGATGCAGGGCAAGCTCGCCGACATGTATTCGACCTGGCAGGCCACGCGCGCCTATGTCTATGCGGTGGGGCGCGCCTGCGACCGCGCCGACCACGCGCGCAGCCTGCGCAAGGATGCGGCGGCCGCGATCCTCTATTCCGCGGAGAAGGCGACGTGGATGGCGGGCGAGGCGATCCAGGCGCTCGGCGGGGTTGGCTACACCAGCGAATTCCCTGTGGGGCGTCTCTGGCGCGACGCAAAACTCTACGAGATCGGCGCCGGCACCTCGGAGGTTCGCCGCATGCTGATCGGCCGCGAATTGATGGCCGAGACGGCCTGA